The Pichia kudriavzevii chromosome 3, complete sequence nucleotide sequence GAGTGTTTCAccagtttcttcatctatATTTTGTTGTGCTTTAATCTCTAGCCTTTTATTTCCCGAGAAGTTCAAATATCTGAGATTTTTATTGTAACACCAGTTCCAATCATATGGAATATTACCTATATTATATTTCAATTGGTTAGAACCTACATCCAGCTCTTTTAGCTTGCATAGTTTAGACAATTCAGCCGGTAAGGTTCCGAACCGATTACCGTTGAGATGTAATGTCTCAATATTCTCTAATTCGTCTAAATCTTCGACAGGCAGTGATGACAAATAGTTTCCGGATAAAAAGAGCTTCTTTAACTGCTTCAGTTTACAGATAAAACCCGCAGGAATTTCATAAATTTCGTTGTATGACAAATTTAAACACCTTAAGTTTTGAAACACTGAAATGGTAGGAAATATGGTATCCGAGAACTTATTATCAACCAAGCAcagtttcttcaaagaagagGCTAAGCTATGCTCTTTATCCAAAACAGGAAATGAAACAGACCCGCTCAGCCTACGATTATTTGGAGAAGTGGGTCTCACATTAGGTAATTTTGCAACTGTATTATGagcctcttcttcttcttcttcttcaccagAAACTGCACTGCTTCCACTCTCTTCAATAGCGTgatcatcaatttctccatcaatttgtttttgattttgaacatgtttctttgatttaaGCATGCGCAATACTTTCTgattattgaaattattTATAAATGATTCTGGAGGCTCTGgaaatgatttcaataaattcGAAGCCAAATTAATTACCTCCAAAGAGCCCAAGTTCCAAATATTGGGGTTAATTTTACCAATGTTATTCAAGTGAAGGTCCAAATTTTGTAGTCTTTTCAGCATACAGAGAGAGTCAGGTAAATTGGTTAAATTGTTTCTTGAGATCGAAAGAGTATGTagatttttcattttatctAAATGATCAGGTAATATACTCAAATGGTTGGAATCTAAATTTAGCTTTTCGACAGCAACCAATTTCTGGGTAAATGTGCATGACGTCAACTTACcctttgaaaaatcaacaatctTCAGGTTTTCcatatcaatttcaaaataaacataTGTTAGTGGATTAATGTTTAACTCAACCTCAAAGAGATTACGTGCCCTGGACCGAAAAACTGAAATGTTATTACCAGTTGCCCTAATGACTTCCAACTTAGGCGaccttttcaaagaatcaatTGAGGAGAATTTGTTAAAACGAATATCTATCTTAAGAAGATTCTTAAATTGATCAAAGAATTCAGGAAGATCACCTGTGAACCGATTTCCAGCAACAACTAATCCCTCTAAATCACTAAGTTTTGCTATTTGGTCTGAGAATTCAGCTATTGAGTTGTATGATAAATCCAACTGTTTTAGATTCTCTAGCTTATAAATTGGTTCCGGAATTTTCTTCAGTCTATTGGAACCCAAGTTCAGAAACTGTAAGTGTTTCAAATCACCGAACGAATCCGGAAGAGTTGTTAATCTATTGCAAGCTAAATTTAAAGATATCAATGTAGATAATTTCGCGATGTCATCTGGGACCATTCTTATATAGTTAACTTCAAGGTTTAAGTTGAGTAACCGGGGAATATCAACAATTGCTGGTGGAAAAACCGGACTACCACTTCTagtaaaagaaagagaTGTCATGTTTTTCGAATCATGCATAAAGTCTCGTGCGAACAACAGCGATGGATTCTGAGAAACTTCCAAAGTTACTATAGGCTCcgcaaacaaaaaattagGAATGTCCTGCAAGTTCCAATTATCTAAATTAACATTGTGGGGGTTAATtaatcttctcttttcttcacttATTACCTCAATACCCTTCTCTTCTAcaacaaatttgaaaagaaaactaaGGTCTGTTCTTTCAATATAATCCAAATTATCTCTTTCAGTGTAACCATATAGAAATAacattttcctttggattCTCAATGGTCTTTCATCATATGATAAAATTCTGGTTAATCCACCACATTTTAGGACCAGCATGTGGTCATCATCCTGTTTTAGAAACCTTTTTCTCCTTAGTGCGttcattatattttcaCATGTAGTTTCGGTGGTACAGGGTATCAATGAAGACTTGTCTCCTTTGAATATCCTTACAGATGATCTGGACGAGCctttaataatttttttattagCATTTTTGATTGCGTTATTAAGATTTGGTGAAGAGCTGGAGGTAGTTAATAGTTTATCTTTAGGAGCTTTAAATTTGTTTGAGTCACTTTCGATAACGGTGGTATCTGGGCTAGCAAGtgaattcaatgaaatgTCACTAGAAGTGTCAGATTCATTCCCATTCCGATTTTTTGCTCCGATGCTACTGACATGTTCATCTGATTGTTCATGTGTATCTGATGTAACCTTCCAACTATCAGGAGGTTTCCAAAATGACTTGAGGTCCTCATGATTATTATTGGCAATCGTAGAGTTAGTCGAAGCCACTCGTGACATGCCTACTGCTGAATTGGATATTGAGTTCATGTCATTGGAACTATCCtcatcaatcaatgaaatACCATATGATTGAGCTAATGAATTGGTTGAGTTCATTGGAGTCGACATTATATCTTGGTCGAGATTTGTGTCAATCATTTGTGACTTCCGTGATGGATGCGCATCATGATGAAGAGTTGGAACAGCTGAAAAAGAAGACCgatattttgataaagGTTGTACATGTGGTATGTTTTGCTCAGATGGTAGTCGGCCTCTGATATAACTTGTATTTGGTTGATCCAGAGGGGGAAAATGAGAATAATGTGAGGCATCTGAATTTTTATGCTGATGTAAGGGCATAGTGGGCGATAGTCCAGGAGAATTAGAGCTGGTTGAC carries:
- a CDS encoding uncharacterized protein (PKUD0C03120; Pfam Domains: PP2C(1.5e-44)|Guanylate_cyc(1.7e-25)|RA(1.9e-07)), which encodes MPGNPRVDKPRFNSKYIEEDKNLYINSSRHEDDNEQRQRHYSQSSASSTSPNTTRNSSHGMNLSSIEGKLGLKSLSGHNASHNHENFRSSDNGVEKEDRSSIGSFSMGASKSFSGFLSSKHNSIPSQSSSSSKKSGKRNIFNRLLTTRKGSETSPHGEYTGRHFSTSSKKSTSSNSPGLSPTMPLHQHKNSDASHYSHFPPLDQPNTSYIRGRLPSEQNIPHVQPLSKYRSSFSAVPTLHHDAHPSRKSQMIDTNLDQDIMSTPMNSTNSLAQSYGISLIDEDSSNDMNSISNSAVGMSRVASTNSTIANNNHEDLKSFWKPPDSWKVTSDTHEQSDEHVSSIGAKNRNGNESDTSSDISLNSLASPDTTVIESDSNKFKAPKDKLLTTSSSSPNLNNAIKNANKKIIKGSSRSSVRIFKGDKSSLIPCTTETTCENIMNALRRKRFLKQDDDHMLVLKCGGLTRILSYDERPLRIQRKMLFLYGYTERDNLDYIERTDLSFLFKFVVEEKGIEVISEEKRRLINPHNVNLDNWNLQDIPNFLFAEPIVTLEVSQNPSLLFARDFMHDSKNMTSLSFTRSGSPVFPPAIVDIPRLLNLNLEVNYIRMVPDDIAKLSTLISLNLACNRLTTLPDSFGDLKHLQFLNLGSNRLKKIPEPIYKLENLKQLDLSYNSIAEFSDQIAKLSDLEGLVVAGNRFTGDLPEFFDQFKNLLKIDIRFNKFSSIDSLKRSPKLEVIRATGNNISVFRSRARNLFEVELNINPLTYVYFEIDMENLKIVDFSKGKLTSCTFTQKLVAVEKLNLDSNHLSILPDHLDKMKNLHTLSISRNNLTNLPDSLCMLKRLQNLDLHLNNIGKINPNIWNLGSLEVINLASNLLKSFPEPPESFINNFNNQKVLRMLKSKKHVQNQKQIDGEIDDHAIEESGSSAVSGEEEEEEEAHNTVAKLPNVRPTSPNNRRLSGSVSFPVLDKEHSLASSLKKLCLVDNKFSDTIFPTISVFQNLRCLNLSYNEIYEIPAGFICKLKQLKKLFLSGNYLSSLPVEDLDELENIETLHLNGNRFGTLPAELSKLCKLKELDVGSNQLKYNIGNIPYDWNWCYNKNLRYLNFSGNKRLEIKAQQNIDEETGETLDSFLSLKDLMTLGLIDVTITTDAVPDQSVDTRIRSTVSQLGKFGYGISDSLGGSDTLTTRDAVIEKFRGNPDEFLITIYDGKNSLQRGGDKISKIIQETFEIHLAEELESLGKNVIPGIDSPKNVEDCLRNAFIRMNTEMCISINKDELSTFSSAAVHRTKTMDKLTYDEDGLSGCSATIIYIKKDYVYVANVGDIMCILTRSDGEFSMITTKHEPYAPKEYDRIRDSGGYVTTDGLLDGVSDVSRAVGFFKLIPHINAKPSISKFKLTQNEEMIAVCTSEVWKQVSFELAADIIRQEKSNPLGAAEKLRDFAISYGSVNKKVTAAVLSLRQFTSKQKHYGGSKPVEDSTLRKLDDEIEPPTGYIAMVFTDIKNSTLLWDSYPVAMRSAIKVHNAIMRRQLRIIGGYEVKTEGDAFIVSFPTPTAALLWCFAVQTQLLTTSEWPAEILTSDQGFEIKDNEGNLIFRGLSVRMGIHWGRPVCEMDVVTKRMDYFGPMVNRASRVSAVADGGKITMSNDYRHELEKVTKIHEMIKEGKVKDINGAYGYKSRGQDVENQMEQLDKIGIVIESLGARKLKGLETPENIWLVFPKPLSSRLKMITNKDGEINNKSNKLAVGGITVETAWILRKIALRLERVISFTVSNSLGQNIQFQHFSDGIQEEAENTMEKKLANVESFMMLFLDHTITRIENCVTVLGTHMVLADSGINSNGISMIDTIKSMATELKELKAQVHEYQTHKQTLQLPPSSTCPFTSDSSSPSSE